A genomic region of Oncorhynchus mykiss isolate Arlee chromosome 2, USDA_OmykA_1.1, whole genome shotgun sequence contains the following coding sequences:
- the LOC110485672 gene encoding guanine nucleotide-binding protein-like 1 isoform X2, with amino-acid sequence MDRERQSDTSDSETTDVRRINQQPGIREGRYDPNRFRLHFEKESRDEVERRKKLAREKVLDQMLDKDLEVDINDIYPTEKGLEFPRRPPWNYGMNREELLKKEEKSYREYLNDLHSRNPPGSLSHFEHNLETWRQLWRVLEMSDVILLIVDIRHPVLQFPPALYHYITGELQKQVVVVLNKADLCPPPLVLAWTHYLQTQFPHLHCVCFTSHPGQPYSTVLQKKRMRKKGTCGWGHAGGPTHILKACQEITAGKVDLSSWEKKIQRDAVAMGSEGEQSEEGADSVLVEHQSDVAMEMSSPSQELYKDGVLTLGCIGFPNVGKSSVLNSLVGRKVVSVSRTPGHTKYFQTYYLTPTVKLCDCPGLVFPSLVNKQLQILAGIYPVSQLQEPYSSVGYLCERTPFLSVLKLRHPSVEGPQHAPKGGEKEREQGPEHSWTAWDVCEAWAERRGYKTAKAARNDVYRAANSLLRLAVDGRLCLCLRPPAYNDQREQWESHPDLAEIIALQGRKEEGTGEREEEEEGESSSEPEEERDRDADDDGDDDEDEGFGHPAVNERKGPTSLTVNMFDVLRENECE; translated from the exons ATGGACAGGGAGAGGCAGTCGGACACCTCAGATAGCGAAACCACAGATGTCAGGAGGATAAACCAGCAGCCCGGCATCAGGGAGGGCAGATACGACCCCAATAG gtTCCGTCTGCACTTTGagaaggagagcagagatgaggtggagaggaggaagaagctTGCTAGAGAGAAGGTTCTGGACCAGATGTTAGACAAAGACCTGGAGGTTGACATCAACGACATCTACCCCACAGAGAAAG GTCTTGAGTTTCCGCGGCGACCTCCGTGGAATTATGGGATGAATCGTGAGGAGCTGCTGAAGAAAGAAGAGAAGTCATACCGGGAATATCTGAACGACCTGCACTCCAGAAACCCACCAGGATCCCTCAGCCACTTTGAGCACAATCTGGAG acgTGGAGACAGTTGTGGAGAGTGTTGGAGATGTCCGATGTGATCCTGCTCATCGTGGACATCAGGCACCCG GTGCTGCAGTTTCCCCCAGCGCtgtaccactacatcactggggaGCTGCAGAagcaggtggtggtggtgctgaacAAAGCTGACCTGTGTCCCCCTCCGCTGGTGCTGGCCTGGACACACTACCTCCAGACACAGTTCCCCCACCTCCACTGTGTCTGCTTCACATCACACCCCGGCCAGCCATACAGCACAG TGCTtcagaagaagaggatgagaaaAAAGGGTACATGTGGGTGGGGACATGCTGGAGGCCCCACCCACATCCTGAAGGCGTGTCAGGAAATCACAGCAGGAAAAG TGGACTTGTCCAGCTGGGAGAAGAAGATCCAGAGAGATGCGGTTGCTATGGGATCAGAGGGAGAGCAGTCAGAGGAGGGGGCCGACTCTGTGCTAGTGGAGCACCAGAGTGATGTTGCCATGGAGATGAGCAGCCCCTCCCAGGAGCTGTATAAAGATGGCGTACTCACGCTGGGCTGTATAG gctTCCCTAACGTGGGGAAGTCATCAGTATTGAACAGTCTGGTAGGTAGGAAGGTGGTGAGTGTGTCTCGAACCCCCGGCCACACCAAATACTTCCAGACCTACTACCTCACACCCACGGTCAAACTGTGCGACTGCCCTGGACTGGTCTTCCCTTCACTAGTCAACAAACAACTACAG ATCCTAGCTGGTATCTACCCAGTGTCTCAGCTGCAGGAGCCCTACAGTTCTGTGGGTTATCTGTGTGAGCGGACCCCCTTCCTGTCGGTGCTCAAGCTCCGGCACCCCAGCGTGGAGGGCCCACAGCATGCACccaagggaggggagaaggagagagagcagggacccGAGCACAGCTGGACAGCCTGGGACGTGTGTGAGG CCTGGGCAGAGAGGAGGGGTTATAAGACAGCGAAGGCAGCTCGTAACGACGTGTATCGGGCAGCTAACAGTCTGCTGCGGCTGGCCGTTGACGGGAGGCTGTGTCTGTGCCTCAGACCACCTGCATATAATGATCAGAGAG AGCAGTGGGAGTCCCACCCAGACCTGGCAGAGATCATCGCTCTACAGGGACGGAAGGaagaggggacaggggagagggaggaggaggaggagggggagtccagctctgagccggaggaggagagggatagggatgctgatgatgatggtgatgatgatgaagatgaaggGTTTGGACACCCAGCAGTGAACGAGAGGAAGGGGCCAACCAGCCTCACAGTCAATATGTTCGATGTCCTCCGGGAAAATGAGTGCGAGTGA
- the LOC110485672 gene encoding guanine nucleotide-binding protein-like 1 isoform X1, with translation MPRKKPFSTKQKKKQMQVKRERKRGEPGSGPSSRNASVERGMDRERQSDTSDSETTDVRRINQQPGIREGRYDPNRFRLHFEKESRDEVERRKKLAREKVLDQMLDKDLEVDINDIYPTEKGLEFPRRPPWNYGMNREELLKKEEKSYREYLNDLHSRNPPGSLSHFEHNLETWRQLWRVLEMSDVILLIVDIRHPVLQFPPALYHYITGELQKQVVVVLNKADLCPPPLVLAWTHYLQTQFPHLHCVCFTSHPGQPYSTVLQKKRMRKKGTCGWGHAGGPTHILKACQEITAGKVDLSSWEKKIQRDAVAMGSEGEQSEEGADSVLVEHQSDVAMEMSSPSQELYKDGVLTLGCIGFPNVGKSSVLNSLVGRKVVSVSRTPGHTKYFQTYYLTPTVKLCDCPGLVFPSLVNKQLQILAGIYPVSQLQEPYSSVGYLCERTPFLSVLKLRHPSVEGPQHAPKGGEKEREQGPEHSWTAWDVCEAWAERRGYKTAKAARNDVYRAANSLLRLAVDGRLCLCLRPPAYNDQREQWESHPDLAEIIALQGRKEEGTGEREEEEEGESSSEPEEERDRDADDDGDDDEDEGFGHPAVNERKGPTSLTVNMFDVLRENECE, from the exons ATGCCTCGGAAAAAGCCGTTCAGCACCAAACAGAAGAAGAAACAGATGCAAGTGAAacgggaaagaaagagag GTGAGCCAGGCTCAGGGCCCAGCAGCCGTAATGCCAGTGTGGAGCGGGGGATGGACAGGGAGAGGCAGTCGGACACCTCAGATAGCGAAACCACAGATGTCAGGAGGATAAACCAGCAGCCCGGCATCAGGGAGGGCAGATACGACCCCAATAG gtTCCGTCTGCACTTTGagaaggagagcagagatgaggtggagaggaggaagaagctTGCTAGAGAGAAGGTTCTGGACCAGATGTTAGACAAAGACCTGGAGGTTGACATCAACGACATCTACCCCACAGAGAAAG GTCTTGAGTTTCCGCGGCGACCTCCGTGGAATTATGGGATGAATCGTGAGGAGCTGCTGAAGAAAGAAGAGAAGTCATACCGGGAATATCTGAACGACCTGCACTCCAGAAACCCACCAGGATCCCTCAGCCACTTTGAGCACAATCTGGAG acgTGGAGACAGTTGTGGAGAGTGTTGGAGATGTCCGATGTGATCCTGCTCATCGTGGACATCAGGCACCCG GTGCTGCAGTTTCCCCCAGCGCtgtaccactacatcactggggaGCTGCAGAagcaggtggtggtggtgctgaacAAAGCTGACCTGTGTCCCCCTCCGCTGGTGCTGGCCTGGACACACTACCTCCAGACACAGTTCCCCCACCTCCACTGTGTCTGCTTCACATCACACCCCGGCCAGCCATACAGCACAG TGCTtcagaagaagaggatgagaaaAAAGGGTACATGTGGGTGGGGACATGCTGGAGGCCCCACCCACATCCTGAAGGCGTGTCAGGAAATCACAGCAGGAAAAG TGGACTTGTCCAGCTGGGAGAAGAAGATCCAGAGAGATGCGGTTGCTATGGGATCAGAGGGAGAGCAGTCAGAGGAGGGGGCCGACTCTGTGCTAGTGGAGCACCAGAGTGATGTTGCCATGGAGATGAGCAGCCCCTCCCAGGAGCTGTATAAAGATGGCGTACTCACGCTGGGCTGTATAG gctTCCCTAACGTGGGGAAGTCATCAGTATTGAACAGTCTGGTAGGTAGGAAGGTGGTGAGTGTGTCTCGAACCCCCGGCCACACCAAATACTTCCAGACCTACTACCTCACACCCACGGTCAAACTGTGCGACTGCCCTGGACTGGTCTTCCCTTCACTAGTCAACAAACAACTACAG ATCCTAGCTGGTATCTACCCAGTGTCTCAGCTGCAGGAGCCCTACAGTTCTGTGGGTTATCTGTGTGAGCGGACCCCCTTCCTGTCGGTGCTCAAGCTCCGGCACCCCAGCGTGGAGGGCCCACAGCATGCACccaagggaggggagaaggagagagagcagggacccGAGCACAGCTGGACAGCCTGGGACGTGTGTGAGG CCTGGGCAGAGAGGAGGGGTTATAAGACAGCGAAGGCAGCTCGTAACGACGTGTATCGGGCAGCTAACAGTCTGCTGCGGCTGGCCGTTGACGGGAGGCTGTGTCTGTGCCTCAGACCACCTGCATATAATGATCAGAGAG AGCAGTGGGAGTCCCACCCAGACCTGGCAGAGATCATCGCTCTACAGGGACGGAAGGaagaggggacaggggagagggaggaggaggaggagggggagtccagctctgagccggaggaggagagggatagggatgctgatgatgatggtgatgatgatgaagatgaaggGTTTGGACACCCAGCAGTGAACGAGAGGAAGGGGCCAACCAGCCTCACAGTCAATATGTTCGATGTCCTCCGGGAAAATGAGTGCGAGTGA